A stretch of DNA from Cryptomeria japonica chromosome 4, Sugi_1.0, whole genome shotgun sequence:
tttaaaagtATTTTTCAATTGGAAATTATATATTAAGAAATAGGACAACAATAACTGACAATTGCTATTAAGATAATTCAAGAGCTAAGATGTAGATGTAGACCAATTTTCAGGGCTTCGTGAATTTGTGTTTCTTTGACCACTTGTACTCTCAAGCAAAGCTGAGATATTTATGGGCAAATGAAAATCTCTTGGAGTACCCAAATATGTActtgttattttttttaatctctCAACAATCTCCATCATATTTGGGCGTTGTTGTGGAAGCTCCCTTGTACAAACCAATCCTACTTGCAAAAATTGAGTAAGGCATTCCAATACCTTTTCTTTATCTAATACATTAACATCTCTAAGTAGGTGGTTATCCAACACTTCTTCAATTTTATTTGGAAAGCCCATGCTTGCCCATTTTGGTAGATTAATACCTTCTAAAAACATGGTATTTGTTGGTCTCCTCCTTGTCAGCAATTCTAAAAGTAGAATTCCATAGCTATATACATCTCCTTTTGTTGAAATCTTTCCACCCACTCCATATTCTACAATACAATATAATAATTAGTGCTTCTTGAATCTATATGAAataatcacaaaaataaaaaaataatcaatgataatttatattttaataatgtaaAACTTAATACCTGGTGCAAAGTAGCCAACAGACCCCTTTAGTATACTTGCAGAAGTCACTGATATATGTGCAGTCATATCATTCCCTAATAACACATTATTTGGTTTTAGGTCACAATGAATTACTTGCACAAAGCAATGATGatgtagatattccattccttcTGCTACCTCCTTTGCTATTCTTAACCGGTCACTCAAACTTAATCTACATATATCCCCTCCCTTAGGATATAGCCACATCTCTAAACTTCCATTTGACATGAATGGAAGAACCAATGCTTTAAAATCAAGGTTAGAATAAGCTGAAATGATTTTGATCACATTACGGTGCCTAACTCTTTTTAACACATTACATTCTCTTTCAAAACTTTTGAGAGCATTTTTTTCTTGCAAATTGAGAACTTTAACAGCAATGTTTGTACCATTGTTGAGAATACCTCTATAAACAGATCCAAAACTACCAACCCCTAACAAATTGGTTTGGCTAAATCCACTAGTTGCATCTTCAAGTTCTTCATATGAAATTCTTGCAAGCCCAGTGTTGAGTTCAAGGCTATCTTGATTTATATGTCTCTTATAGAATAATAGAAATAAAATAGAAGACAAGATGAATATTGTAATGCCGATCACAACTGGTACCATCACCTTTTCAGAGACCAAGAACTGTTTGTGCTGAGAGTTAGAGCATGATTTTAACTTAATCCAGGTGCCACAAAGGCCAACATTTCCTAAAATTGCTGACTCATCAATTCTTGCAAAAACTCCCCCCTTTGGAACTTCTCCTGTTAATCTATTTGAAGAGAGATTGATATGTTGAAGCATTTTCATTTCTTGGAAAGCCATTGGGATTGTGCCTGACAAATTGTTGCTTGAGAGATCAATATCTTGTAGATATTTCAGGCTTGTGAGTGATGCCGGTATTGGTCCATCAAATGAATTCCATGAAAGATTTAAATATTGCAAGTTTGTGCAACTTGATAGTACAGCTGGAATTTCACCTAAAAAGTTGTTGAGTGAAACATCTATAGCTTGGACCATTACCATTTTACTCATTGCTAAAATAGAACCTTGCAATGAATTGCTagaaatattgaaataaaattgCAGATTTGTAAGATTTATCCATTCGGGAGGTATATTTCCTTCTAGCTTGTTGTGAGACAAGTCCACCTTTTCCAAAGTGATGCACCTCCCTAAACTAGCAGGTATTCTCCCTGataattgattgtgatgaagaaaaAGATCTCTTAGTTGGGGAAGATCACCAAGACTTTCTGGAATTTGGCCTGAAAGCATGTTTTCACTCAATACTAACAACCCAAGTTGTTTTGCATGACCAAAACTTTCTGGAATTCTTCCATCTAAATCATTTTTATCCAAATACAATCTTTGAAGATTTGGAAGCTGACTGAGTGCTATTGGAATGGAACCATTGAAACCATTATAAGATAAATCTAATGTTGCCAACTTTGTGAGGTTTCCAATACCCCTGGTATGTTTCCCTCAATTTGATTTGAATACAACAATAAAACAGAGAGTTGGCTTGATAGCTGGCCAATAGAAGAGGGAACTTTTCCAGTAAGATAATTACTAGACAAATCTAGATATTCTAAAGAGGAGCAATTAGATAAGGCTGTTAGACAATTCAAGCCATTATTTTCACTTACAAGATGATTTTCCCATAAAAACAGTCGTTGAAGGTGGAACAATTTGCCAAGCTCTAAGGGAATGGGGCCTGTTAACTGATTCTTATATAgttgcaaaatttggagaagagtgCAATTGGAAATGGCATTAGGAATCACCCCTGTCAAGTTGTTGGTGTCAAGTTGAAGTATTCTGAGTTGAGTAAGCATACCCAATTTAAGAGGAATATCAGCATTAAGTTTGTTTTGTTGCAATGACAATTGAGTTAAACATGATAGGTTTCCTAGGGAAGATGGGATTTCTCCAATCAATTGGTTTCCCGACAAATCAAATTTTTGCAACTTTAATAGTTTACCCAATTGCCAAGGAATGTGACCAGTTAATTGGTTATTACCTATTAACAAAACTTGGAGAAGAGTACAATTGGAAAGGACAATGGGAATTACTCCTGTCAAGTTATTAGTACCAAGATCAAGCATTCGAAGTTGAATAACCATACCCAGCTCAATAGGAATTACTCCTGTCAAGTTGTTGTGACCAAGATAAAGATTTTCTAATTGAGTAAGCATACCAAGTTCAACAGGAATATCACCATGCAGCTCATTTTCCAACAACTCCAAGTCAACTAAAGATGACAGGTTTCCCAGAGTACGCGGGATTACGCCTGTTAGTTGGTTTTCTCCTAAAATAAGCATCTCTAAATGTGAAAGAATCCCAAGCTGGGAAGGTATAGCTCCACTCAAAAGGTTATAGGATAATATGAGACGTTGCAATAAATGACAATTAGCCAGAGTGGAGGGGATGGAACCTTGCAATTTATTTCTAGACAATCTAAGTACTCTAAGGCGTAAAAGCCTCCCCAGTTGAGAAGGAATTTGGCCATGAAAGCTATTATTTTTGAGAGCGAGTACTCTAAGAAAAGAGAGGTTGCCAAGAAAAGGAGAGATGGTGCCCGCTAAAGACATACCTGTGAGATTCAAGGAAACCACACGCTGGTGACGAGAAGAGCATGCAACACCAGTCCAGTTGCATAGGGAGTGATTAGGAGACCAATCGAGCAAAGAATTGCTGGAATCGAGAGAAAGTGAATGCTTAAAAGACAGAAGAGCTTGTTGATCAGAGTAATAAGAATTATAACAAGGTAGTGCAGAGAGAAACAAGAGTAGAAGGGGACAAGCTAAagccatattcatcttcatcttcaattgtattGAACTCAGAAACAAATaagtgaaaaatataaagctaTCCAAGCCTGTGTGTTGTCCGCAGGCTCTCGGAAATCTTATTAAATAGATGCAATGGTGAAAAGTCTCTTGTTTTTGCCGGCCCCACTTGCGTAACATAGTCTACTCTAGCTAATCGCAATGTAATGATTGGGAGGAAAGTTAAGAGGCAATGAATGAATGGGTGAGGATGGAGATTCCAGTAAAGGCCGAAAAAGAGATGTGAAATTGATCTTCGTCTGTCACTTCATTCAACCATTTTAATTTAGGCCAACCTCTGACTGAGTCTTCCTTTACCTATGAGCGGATAGAAATAAAAcgatatatttatattaaaatattggaTTGTCTTGTTGTGTGTGCTGTGGAAATTTGTTTTGTAGTAGTAATAATTTATGAAAGGATGAAAACTAATCCCATGTCCTTATGCTGCTGTTTATGAgcattttctgcttaaatttaagtagTTGGAGGGTTcccatgtaaaattttaattaagggaaaaggataaattggaacctttccctattttagtggagcagcGGCTGCTTAAAAACTGAAAATAAGGtttgaaaaaaagggggggctagaaataagcagTGACTGACACATGGCTTCATCATATTTTTTTGCTCTCCTATTTACTTGCCTAGAATTTTGCTTAcgaattttatttgtaaatttttttatcaataatttcatttacaaaatgatttaagaagATTGCTTAAAAATAAGCAGCCATGGGGCCACCTGCTCCACAAATTGCTCCTTAAAAAGTTGACAAATTGCTCCTTAAAAAGTTGAGCAgctgctgctagccaaaataagctaagcagcggCATGGGGACATGCCCTAAGCATCTACATACATTTCGTTTCCACACAAAGTGACATTGTCCTTCCTTCAAGAAAGCGCAAAATTAGCCTAGTGACATTCATTTCCTAAAGAGTAGGCATGTTAGAGACATCCACGCATACTATTTACAAATTGCAAAGTTTGGTATAAATGAACTAATGCTTCCAATAACCAAGCAATTGAACTATGAATAAAATTATAAAAGGTTGATTCGGCTCAATTAGCTAAACATGAAAAACAAATATCTTACCTTGAAGGATTGGATATTAGAAAGATCAATTTTTTTATCCCCTTTGTCAAATCCATTGGTTCCAACATTACTTGCATATTATAGTACCTTTTTTTAAGAAATATTATAAAAATTTTAAATACTGGCTCTACATGATCAAGCTTTCGTTGATCTTTTAGTAAATAGTTATGATGAAATACTTAACATGTATtttgtcttcaagttctctttatTTCACTATTAGATGCATCCTCTTTTTAGTATAGTATACGAAATTGACAATTCCATTTACCTTTGTACATTTTTTATCTCTCACTAATGGCACAATAGATTATATATATCAATTCTCAAAATATTTTTAGAAGTGTTAAGATGCCACATTTTTATATTTAGTAACATACCCTTTTAAGAGTTTTCATTGTTTGAGATCTAGAAATATTAAATGTGTTCAATTgttttaacaattaaaaaatataaaataagtgTGAGATTAATATTCTTGAAATAGTGCATGTATCGATTATGGGAAGATCATCAATTATGCTTCCTTGAGACTTTAGATTGTGCTTCATACCTTTTATAAAAATGAGTAAGTAATTTATCCATAATGTCATGTTTGAGGAGAACAAATACATATCAAACTATGCTAGTTGTCCTTGCATTTTTCCTTTTAAAGATATGAATAAGATTAGGCTCACTACTTTGGCTAACTCACAAAGTACCATAAAATAGTTTGTAGAAGTTTCAGTTTGTCAAACTAACAAATTTGAAAACTTGTACCAAATTTTTGATCTTTTAGGTGTCATTAATGGTTCCACTACGTTGAAATATTTCCCTTATAATATTCACTATTGTGATACCCACTTTAGCCAATGTATCAATTTCCCACCAATGGCCCAATAAAAAATATTTGACAAGGTGAGAACATATTTATTTTGGATTGGTCATTGTTCTacaatgaaatgatcaattgtGTGGAGCTATTGTTAATGTAATGGGTAAAACAAAACTGGCAAAACCACTAGAAAATATTGCAACTTGTTGGAATATAGTACTAATAGATGTAGCTGATGAATTCTTGAAATGAATGGGAATCAAAATGCAATCtataagaaaatgaagagaataagcAATATAAGTTAATATCACCCTAGAAGGGTGAACTAAGAGTAAATATCTATAATTGCACAATACATATGTATTTCATGAGAATCCATTGCATTTCCAAACACTTGAAGCTTTACCACATTACATACCTACAGTAATTGAGATTTATTATGTTTGGCACATTTCATGGAGTTTCCTCACACGATCATATCACATTATCTCATTATTGCATCATGTAAAGTACTTCCATATCACTTTGCATACATGAAGAACTTAGCATCCTTTTGATAATTGTTTCATTCTTCATAGATAATTAAAGTGAGTTTTTTTTTATGCTTACTTTGACTATTAAGTAAGAACTATTCATTATAGATATTTTATTGTAAACCACAAGTTTCAACTAAGTGCTCATAGCTCATACCAAGGAGACTGAaagaagaattatttttatttttcaaagaaagTATCTTTTTTTATGGTTGTGCATTTATTTTTCATGTGAGCTAAAAAATAATCTAAATATGTGCTCATGTTAGATTTATACATGCACACGTGCACACACATGTAGAGGTAAATTTAATGGTGAAAATTAGCATACCCATGTTGCTTCCCATTTAGTTTTATGTCCAGTTTGGTAGAATTTCTTAATGCAAAAATATATTGATAAGTTTCATACTCTTGTGTTTGTTATGATCATGGCTTGATTCATATGCACCTTTTAGCCCATTTACACCAATTCCCATGCATTAACTATTACTTACCATTATTTCACCATCATCTTTACCTAGTTCCATACTTTATCTCCCTATCCAATCAATATCATATTAGCCCCAAGGTTCATTTTCAAGTGTCTTAATATTGATCGAATTCAAACTTGAGGTGGATAGGAATGAACCCAAAATTCAAATTTACTAATTCTATTCTCCCCACCTCCTTTTACTATTCATTATAAGCCAACTTGACACATGTTTGTGTGTCATTATATTTATAGACATTCAATGTGTAACTCATTAGAATGTAAGAATTCATCAAAGAGTATGGAATTAGAACAAAAATAACTTTTTAGTTCATTGGAATCTAAGAAAACATGAAAGAGTATGCAATTACAACAAAAATAACTAGAACACACTTTATTTTCTAAGGGAATCAAAAGAATAATTGTCATCTGATCTATATGTCTAATTAGGTATCTTCATATTTCTCATTATTGTTGACCTAACTCACCAAAGGGATTTGACCTATGAGAATTCATTCAGCTGTCAAGTTGTCAAATGCTTAAATGATGTCCCTAAACACCACCATAACATTTTCAACTACCAAAGATTCATAACTTTCTAGACACACATTGTATCAAATCATTACTACACAACATAAATCAATTGTGTGCATCGAAACAAATCCACACCATTTAaaataaatctttaaaaaaaatagataaacatcAAATGAAaaacatttatatttatataataacaAGTTAATTAtacataattttaaattatttttttagagCTAATTACTCCTAATTCTCTTATTTAATTTTCATACAATTATAACAATAACATATCTCAACTCCATTATCCAATTTaatattcaattaaatatttttatttatttatttaaccaaAATAATCGCATAAAAAatgtaaatatgataaattaataactaCACTTAatcattttgtaatcattttaattgttaaatat
This window harbors:
- the LOC131037280 gene encoding putative receptor-like protein kinase At3g47110, which gives rise to MALACPLLLLFLSALPCYNSYYSDQQALLSFKHSLSLDSSNSLLDWSPNHSLCNWTGVACSSRHQRVVSLNLTGMSLAGTISPFLGNLSFLRVLALKNNSFHGQIPSQLGRLLRLRVLRLSRNKLQGSIPSTLANCHLLQRLILSYNLLSGAIPSQLGILSHLEMLILGENQLTGVIPRTLGNLSSLVDLELLENELHGDIPVELGMLTQLENLYLGHNNLTGVIPIELGMVIQLRMLDLGTNNLTGVIPIVLSNCTLLQVLLIALSQLPNLQRLYLDKNDLDGRIPESFGHAKQLGLLVLSENMLSGQIPESLGDLPQLRDLFLHHNQLSGRIPASLGRCITLEKVDLSHNKLEGNIPPEWINLTNLQFYFNISSNSLQGSILAMSKMVMVQAIDVSLNNFLGEIPAVLSSCTNLQYLNLSWNSFDGPIPASLTSLKYLQDIDLSSNNLSGTIPMAFQEMKMLQHINLSSNRLTGEVPKGGVFARIDESAILGNVGLCGTWIKLKSCSNSQHKQFLVSEKVMVPVVIGITIFILSSILFLLFYKRHINQDSLELNTGLARISYEELEDATSGFSQTNLLGVGSFGSVYRGILNNGTNIAVKVLNLQEKNALKSFEREWNDMTAHISVTSASILKGSVGYFAPEYGVGGKISTKGDVYSYGILLLELLTRRRPTNTMFLEGINLPKWASMGFPNKIEEVLDNHLLRDVNVLDKEKVLECLTQFLQVGLVCTRELPQQRPNMMEIVERLKKITSTYLGTPRDFHLPINISALLESTSGQRNTNSRSPENWSTSTS